The sequence CCAGCTCCCCTTTTCCAAAGTGCAGGAATACAAAATCACGACGTACAGTTGCCAGTTCACGGATGGCTTCGATCATAGTGAGTGGATCTTTGTGTTGTACAAGTGCAGCCGTGGTGCCGATCAGGTGTAATGCCGGATCAACGCCGGCATCAGTGAGTATCTTTTCTGCCCTGGACTTATCCAGTTTCTTTGCCATAATAGCACTGGATATCAAACGGACATCTTTAGCACCAAAGTCTGTCAATATACGTTTGATGGCGTGGCTGATAGCAACGACCTGGTCAGTGAGTTTATATTTGATTAAGGTCATCTTTCCGTGGGGAACAAAATCCACGCGACGGGTAAAAATGATCTTAGCCCTGTGGAAGGGCTTGGAAAGAATAGCATAAGTGAGGATATGGGAAGATTGCGCATGAAGCACATCATAACGGCTTCCCTTGAAGATCAGGAAGAAGAGTACGCCAAAAATGTTTGCAAATGATTGCGTTTTAAAACCCTTCTCATTTGCCTTTTTTTCCAGCGGGTAGTTTTTTCTACAGAGTAGTTCTACATTAAGACCGGCTTCTTTGAAACCGGACATGGTATACATAGTTTGCCGTTCTCCACCACGCCATCCACGCTCGAAGTTTAGTTCAAGAATCATTACTGACTTGCCATGCATAGGTTTCCCAAGTTTTAGTTCTTACACAATAGGTTGAATTGACGAAAGGTTAGATGCACAAATAATGCAAAGTTTAATTAGCAAGGTAAACTTTTAACAATAAATAACAGTTGAGGCAAGAATTCCCCTATTCATATTGCGTATTAATTGACTATAAATCAA is a genomic window of Chitinophaga sp. LS1 containing:
- a CDS encoding glycosyltransferase family 4 protein codes for the protein MHGKSVMILELNFERGWRGGERQTMYTMSGFKEAGLNVELLCRKNYPLEKKANEKGFKTQSFANIFGVLFFLIFKGSRYDVLHAQSSHILTYAILSKPFHRAKIIFTRRVDFVPHGKMTLIKYKLTDQVVAISHAIKRILTDFGAKDVRLISSAIMAKKLDKSRAEKILTDAGVDPALHLIGTTAALVQHKDPLTMIEAIRELATVRRDFVFLHFGKGELEQQMRDKIAEYGLDDVYKLMGFYDNVEDIFSVLDIFTMSSEQEGLGSSVLDAFMYRVPVVSTNAGGLSDLVQGGRAVSCEVHQPQQLAAGIQSLLEDPLKRESVARRAFAYTTERHSLNCITRSYLELLHEMGTRIDLNIVEKLAHKMQPTQA